The DNA window GTTTTTGAGAGAGAGTAAAAGGGCAGTGATCGGTTCCTATTGTGCTAACAAAGCCGTTTACAATGCCTTTTTCAATACCTTTTCTATTTTCTTCACTCCTTATGGGAGGACTCATCATAAACCCTAAAGCTTTATCTCTTGGTTTTTCGTATACTGATTCTTCAAAAGTAAAATATTGCGGACAAGTCTCGGCAAATATAGGTAAGCCGGCCTTTTGTGCTATTGTGATTTTATTTAGTGATTCAGCCGTTGAAACATGAACAATATAAGTTTTGCAATTGGTTTTGTTAACTAATTCGATTACTTTTTCAACTGCCTGATATTCTGTATAATCAGGACGCGTTTTAGGATGAAAAACTAAATCGGTTTGTTTGTTGGTAACAGCTTCTGCACGAAGTGCATCGATGGTATCGCCTAATTCGGAATGAATAGTAACCATTACATCGAGTGCTTTGGCAGCTTTCATTACTTTTTCTAATTCATCAAAATCAATACCGATATATTTTTTATAGGCAAGATAGGTTTTAAAAGATGTAATACCATAATTTTTAACGCAGCTTTCCATTTCCTGAGGGATACTATCTCTCCACTCGATAATACTCATATGAAAGGCGTAATCACAAGCACAATTTTTTACTTCATCTTTACGTAATTTAAATGCTGTTTCCAGACTTTGTCCTTT is part of the Bacteroidales bacterium genome and encodes:
- the hydA gene encoding dihydropyrimidinase, producing the protein MLLIKNGNIVLPTKITKADILIDGGKISKIKPIININNIPTIDADGAFILPAGIDPHIHLNLPTANGLSADDFESGGRAALAGGTTTFIDFITPEKGQSLETAFKLRKDEVKNCACDYAFHMSIIEWRDSIPQEMESCVKNYGITSFKTYLAYKKYIGIDFDELEKVMKAAKALDVMVTIHSELGDTIDALRAEAVTNKQTDLVFHPKTRPDYTEYQAVEKVIELVNKTNCKTYIVHVSTAESLNKITIAQKAGLPIFAETCPQYFTFEESVYEKPRDKALGFMMSPPIRSEENRKGIEKGIVNGFVSTIGTDHCPFTLSQKQKATNFAEVANGAGGIQHRLSLFYSRFVKTKKLSINTMVKLTSTNPSYFFRLPNKGKIAEAYDADLLIWKETSVKIKDQNMYSKGDIDIYADEPMFGKADIVIKGGQIVYQDGKLTDNLPMGKYLYRK